ACCTTGAGTTATCTTTTGAACAAATGCGTGACTGAATGTGTGACTGAATACGAGGCAAACCAAGTACGGTTGTTGcaaaccaatgcgtgattgaatcaactgaaaataaacaaaaaggtaCTGTTATCTAATATGAAAGAGTGCATTACAAGGCTTAGATAGGTTGGCAGTTGACCAAACCCAGTGAAGCTTAAGAACTAAAACCCAGATTTGCATCAGACCAACTAAATTCagtaaattaattaaatcaatTCATCCTTAATTTTGCATCAGACCAACTAAATTCAGTAAGCAGACCAACATTTGCATCAGAAACCCTTACCTTGATTTTGGGAGTTGATTCCCGTCGGTTTCGATCGTGTGGCTGCCCGTCGTTTAGAACGAGAGGGAAGAGATAGGTATacgggaaagagagagggaagaCAGGTCTGGGTTCAAGATTTGGGGATCAAGGTTGCGAAGAGGAGAGATAGAGGAGATGAGGACTATGGGAAGGGGAGATACGGGAAAGATAGAGGAGATGAAGTCAACAGGGTTCCTAAACGGGAAAGATGGAGCCAGAGGGAAAGATAGAGGAGATGAGGACTATGGGAAGAGGATATGCGTCTACTGGAAGAGAGATGAATACGGTAAAGATGGAAGGGTTCAAGGTTTTCAACTGGAAAGAAAGGGGTGAATGGGTTCAAGGTtcccaaaattagaaaattgaaaaaaaaagcgcCTAACTTTCACTATTTACCTCCAAAATTTTCAACTGGCGCAACGTGGGTATACAATttgacgtcgcgcaaagtggttTTGCGCGACGATTACATTAAAGCGTCGCgcaaagtaatttgttttttttttttaattattaaaaaatttatcgCACACGCCAAGTCCATCACTCTTCAgcatccaaccgtcaaacttgtttgtatatgcttcgagatcgcatacgccaaaaatggcaaaaaaaaaaatgcagagatcaagtaacgggacaacaaatttcgacggttataaaggaaaaatcacgatttaacggtagttttaactccgattttaatgattttttacagctacactcctggatcctatatgaatacaatgaactaattcgatcatcaatttaaagtattaatagaagtggataccacaaaatcttatgttatacttaatgaaagtataaataaactctaagtgttagtgaatctatcgttttgatgggaaacgcattgtacgaaactaatttgaacgatccaaccgtcaaacttgtttgtatatgcttcaagatcgcatacgccaaaaatggcaaaaaacaagcatgcagagatcaagtaacgggacaacaaatttcgacggttataaaggaaaaatcacgatttaacggtagttttaactccgattttgatgattttttacagctacactcctggatcctatatgaatacaatgaactaattcgatcgtcaatttaaagtattaacacaagtggataccacaaaatcttatgttatacttaatgaaagtataaataaactctaagtgttagtgaatctatcgttttgatgggaaacgcattgtacgaaactaatttgaacgatccaaccgtcaaacttgtttgtatatgcttcgagatcgcatacgccaaaaatggaaaaaaacaagcatgcagagatcaagtaacgggacaacaaatttcgacggttataaaggaaaaatcacgatttaacggtagttttaactccgattttgatgattttttacagctacactcctggatcctatatgaatacaatgaactaattcgatcgtcaatttaaagtatTAATAGAAGTGGAtatatgttatacttaatgaaagtataaataaactctaagtgttagtgaatctatcgttttgatgggaaacgcattgtacgaaactaatttgaacgatccaaccgtcaaacttgtttgtatatgcttcgagatcgcatacgccaaaaatggcaaaaaacaagcatgcagagatcaagtaacgggacaacaaatttcgacggttataaaggaaaaatcacgatttaacggtagttttaactccgattttgatgattttttacagctacactcctggatcctatatgaatacaatgaactaattcgatcatcaatttaaagtattaataaaagtggataccataaaatcttatgttatacttaatgaaagtataaataaactctaagtgttagtgaatctatcgttttgatgggaaacgcattgtacgaaactaatttgaatgatccaaccgtcaaacttgtttgtatatgcttcgagatcgcatacgccaaaaatggcaaaaaacaagcatgcagagatcaagtaacgggacaataaatttcgacggttataaaggaaaaatcacgatttaacggtagttttaactccgattttgatgattttttacagctacactcctggatcctatatgaatacaatgaactaattcgatcatcaatttaaagtattaatagaagtggataccataaaatcttatgttatacttaatgaaagtataaataaactctaagtgttagtgaatctatcgttttgatgggaaacacattgtacgaaactaatttgaacgatccaaccgtcaaacttgtttgtatatgcttcgagatcgcatacgccaaaaatggcaaaaaacaagcatgcagagatcaagtaacgggacaacaaatttcgacggttataaaggaaaaatcacgatttaacggtagttttaactccgattttgatgattttttacagctacactcctggatcctatatgaatacaatgaactaatacgatcgtcaatttaaagtattaacacaagtggataccacaaaatcttatgttatacttaatgaaagtataaataaagttTAAGTTTGATTGCGCGACGCACATTCCTAATGTCACATAAAGTCTCTTTGCGTGACGCACATACGTCACGCAAAGATGTGCCTACGTCACGCAAACAATTCTTTTGGTATTTCCTTCAGTTTGATCATCAACTCCAAACATTCTAGCCTCCCAAACAGatcaaatgaaaagaaaaaaaagttggtgactttgcgcgacgtaggtgggcatgcgtcgcgcaaaggtgGGAAAAAGCGGTAAATTCTTAGGGTTTGGCGCCAaaattttgcgcgacgaaggattacgtcgcgcaaagatgttttgcgcgacgtaggtgtaCGTACGTCGCGCAAAACGGCTTTGCGCGACGTTATTTTATGCGTCGCGCAagttttcgtcgcgcaaacatgtttttgtactagtgaatGGAGAGAAATATGAGCCACCTCCGGTCACGGTCGTCCTCGGTATCCATAGAAGAGTGGACAAACCTCCTCCTCTTCAAGCTACTGGAAAACAAGATGTGAAGTAGATCAAAAAATCCCACATCGCTGGGATCCAACAGCATGTAGTCGCAAGAGAAACTCTTGTTACAAGAAGCCATGAGAGAATGTTGGAGTATTCTTAGTGGTTGAGTTTCCaatgttttcttttctgttttcccAATTCCACGCTTAGCACTATTTATAGCACGGTTTGGTCACAAAATAAACGAGATTAAAATAATACTATTCTTGATCAGCTATGTTGGCTGCTACAAGTGAAAGAACTAGGTAATTACTCTGAAGTCTTTTCTTGGACTTTCACTGACGCGTTCTTCAAGATAATTCATATATAAAATGTGGAATATACTTTAACATGTGGGGCAAataacaaacacaaatttgaTTGAAAGCCCATGTCCTATAATCCACCTGACAAAAACATAGAAGTCTGTTAATCTAATGTGTATAGTACATTATATAGAGAGCAAttcacatatttatttttattttttacacattttttgttaatatttttcaattcatttgatccgacgATCATAAATTAAAAGAGTGTGAAAAACTAAAAAGTGTGTGCAGATAGtaccaacatatatatatatatatgtgtgtgtgtgtatgtgtgtgtgtgtgtgtggagttGTGAACATAGAAGTGATTTTGAGAAAGAGTCTCACATTGGTGAAAAGAGAtatcttgtgtgtgtgtgtgtgtcgatTTGTGAACATAAGAGTGATTTTGAGTATAAGTCACACATTGATGGAAAGAGGTatcttgcatgggcttataagagaTTGGGCTACTCCATATATtactaattggttttatgataaAACCTCAACTACGTGTTGAGAATAAGTTTTATATTGATGGAATGAGAGATCTTGTATGAACTTATAAGAGATTGAATCAATCCTtatattatcaattaattttataataaaatcttAACTTTctttaattatattaaaaaacgTGCATGGAGCACGAATGCAACTTTATCAGAGACTTGCAGGAAAATCCACAATACTACAACCTCGAACCTGACTTTTTTAATGGTTGATAGAGAAAGGAGGGACTGAAAGTATATATTTATACGCTAGGTTCGTTTAATCTGTCTTATCTGTTGGTGATAAGCcagataacaaataaaaaaattcatattcTCTGTAAATAACATTTATTATATTATTGTTCACATTTGGGTCGATATGTAATATGTATTAGTTAGGAtattttctatataaatttaaagcctataaataggaacTATAAGAGAAATAACGTACACTTGAATTTTCTCTTCCActtctctctattctctcttaAATTGTGCTTGATTTTTCTattttgctttagttttgtTCCACTGGGTTTTTCGAGCTAGGTTTTATCGAGACAACTATAATTGATTAGTGAACATTCAAAAAGAAGTGTTGTAAATAATAAACTTACTATGTTGTTGTTGACTTCTGGGTTAATATGTAATTAGTTTAGGACATTTTCTATATAATCCTTAAGCCTATAAATACGCAATAATGAAAGAAAGTAAACTTGATTAATGACTTTTTTTCATCATacgcgtttttttttttttttgttagtggTAGAGAACTTTCGTTAAATAAAGTACAAACAGACAAAGTACCTCTTACATATCCTTAGAAAGGACTGGCATACAAAAAGAAACGCCACTTATGCAGAGCATGAATGATTCTTCTCTGCATCATTTACAAAATGGTAcacaaaaaaatacataaaaggGTTTCAAcccaaaatgaaaaatcatctaCAGAGGTCAGTAGATAAAACCCTaggggtgcgtttgttgcgctggactgtctcggactggactagctgccgggactaagctggactggcttagactggactaagctggactaacttagtgaagcgtttggtgcagtctcggactaagaagcaggataagaaaaacagtactgttcaccagatttgtgtttgcttagactaggactacaaatttttgccattgtgtaatagagtaatgctacaaatctcatgatatgggttaattggagcatatttttgccatgtatattatgaatcttaaaaaaaattgacaattgttttgtttctattacctgctaatagaattgggtttaatttgcaaatgtagcttgatttaaactctatcacccaacagaagaaaaataatagtggccaatacatgcaacttcaacaaatacaagtacataagatctccataatttagaaaatcctagttaacattagttaacattagccaaaatagatctccataatttacaaaatggctagttaacataagccaaaatactagtgcaaagctaagttataagtcataacataagattgtatgattaataaaatacatccatgttaacgttaataaaatacatccatgttaacattagccaaaatcctcatccgcttgcgttgtcgcttaaaagcctttggacgaacactttcttgagttccggtttgattgccctgaacactcccacattttttggtttatccaaaataagagacaatgcatcaatttgatccataggagagagacacattgcttcaagttcattagctatgtcagtatgatctgcagtaccttgaactaaagcttcagttaccatttgcatcctcttcccactttcaacataaaaatctttcagtccactgataattgcctcggttccatcacttgaacttcccacagctcttttcctctttctttggctattttcagatggggtgctttgttggctttgttggttcattgaagaaacaaaattttcacctccaatatcactttcaccaacatgatcatgactttgttcctccaccatttgagcaggggtttcggctacattacccgtagcccgatcttttccaaatatatatgcaaatctatcaaacagtggaaaaagtttgcttctccatccatcggcttctttatttctctaagattatatcaacatagcaaaactaaaatttagcatgcgtaacaaatatagcagcaagaatataactaatgcataaataaaataggatatgaacctgcacataagtttgtcatgcgtcatcactgtcaacttcaacgcactttttgacatcattccatgcaaatccacttgtgtttatcatgtcaacgaccctactatatgtttttttccatttcttcaacttggactcaatatgtggatttgcctttatatttgaatgaggacataaaacattgacagcttttgctatttcaaccaaagtaccttgtttgaaagcaccggtgtcacaccgttgcttccgagcaacaaaatcctcaagaactcctagtaatacttcttcctcaaatgcttcccatttacgccttcttccttttggctcttgagtagcattcaaaaaattttcgttatccatacctaaacaaaaaatattttaatgaaggaaaataccatacaaataatcaatttgcataatatccaatcaacttgcataatatccaatcaacttgcataatatccaattaatttgcataccatccaatcattgtgctaatatctaacaaatgcatgataaaaacgaatactaaaataaaatgttatcattaacacatatagctagttcggttgctggttcctaattgctctccactcattatacatttcctgagCCATATCATTCCTTATTGCAGTCCACTGGTCCGATGTTTgaacactaccaacatattcaccttcttctgtattttgtccatcttctattattggcaaattctccattggatctacagacatctcttgcctaataagattgtgtagtaggcaacaagcggtaattattcgaccttgtgtccttatcggatagaaagatggactccttagtatcgaccaccttccttttagcaagccaaaacagcgttcaattacattccttgccttagaatgcttcatgttaaaatattcttccttattagaaggtgttcgtccctcccattcagataaatgataaggtattcctctatagggtgcaaggaatccttcaccatttgtataaccaccatctacaaggtaataataacctaatgaaaaaaaaaacagaccttattagtgttttgtagttgacaaacagaactaaacctaacttacaaagttgagactaagtaatagtcttacccgctggtaccttaaaaccattaggcctactaattgcatcatgtagcactctagagtctgatgcggaaccctcccaccccggaaacacatatatgaactgcatatctcctgaacacacacctaacacattagttgcgactcgaccctttcttgttcggtatcttggtttgtcaatttcaggtacatgcacatcaatgtgtgttccatccaatgctcccaagcaattcttaaaaataaaaaataaaaaagttgttgttaatttatacaaagggaatgaagagttaaagcttagggaaaatgaaaaaaaattctcatcataccttaaaacatcgccacctaggatctgtagaatcaataggcacaggctgggggacttttagtaggataccttgtaatcgcaaaattccttgcaatacgctattgaaatacctacttatagtctctcccgacctataaaatctaccgccaacactacaattcttagtatgatgtgctaatatttgtaaagtcatacacacctgttcctctacagacaccaaaccatcagtttttaccctcccatcttgacgaagtaagtcgcataatatgccaaaagtccttctatccattctcaattcgttgacacattcagtatcagtattccctattataccattcagataacacaaactaatctctcgtctagtgaacggttagtcaatgtgggtcgttcaacatgtctctgtttgccacgtagcatcatcaccataagaatcgtacaaatacaaattgtctccaaataagacatctctaacaataagatcaataaaagcttccttcgatccatatctatccaaacaaaaaaaaaaacaaaaaacaaattaaggaCATCTATAAACATCTATAAACATGTGTCTAAGAACACTAGTATGAGGATTGCTATCATTGCTAGGCATTGCATGTGAagagggaaattaaaggacacctataatgcagtagccttagccttagccttagccttagccttctgtttatgctcctcttctctgcaaccaacaaccacaaaaaattgcaattcagcatcaaccccacacaatacaaaacattcacattgtaatatcatggttataaaccaagtacatacacacacactcatggacaaatgtgcaaaatacacatacatactcacactcacactcacactaacacacacacggacatacacactctcacacactGACAAAgactcacacacaccctgcatacatacatacacacacacacacacacactgcacacacacacacacactgcatacacacacacactgcatacacactcacacacacactgcacacacacacacactgcatacacacacactgcacacgcacacacacacacactgcatacatactgcatacatacacacacacactgcatacatactgtgtttttatactcacacacacacacacacacactcactgcatacacacacacacactgcacacacactcacactcacacttacactcacactcacccacaaacacagtcacacacacacacacacggggacagaaTGCAAcacactaacacacacacactgcatacacacacacacactgcacacacactcacactcacactcactcacactcacacatacacacacactgcacacatactgcatacatacacacacacacacactgcatacacacacacactgcacacacactcacactcacactcacacacacacacactcacacttacactcacactcacacacaaacacagtcacacacacacacacacggggacagagtgcaacacactcttaccatcacacacacactctgtttttatactcacacacacacacacacacactgcatacacacacacactgcacacacacacactgcatacacacacacactgcatacacactcacacacactgcacacacacacacactgcatacacacacacattgcacacacacacacacactgcatacatacatacacactgcatacatactgcatacatacacacacacacactgcatacatactcacacatacacactgcacacacacacactgcacacacatactgcatacacacacacacacaatgcatacacactcattcacacacacactgcatacacactcattcacacacacactgcatacacacactgcacacacacacacactgcatacacactcacacacacacactgcacacacacacacactgcatacacacacacacactgcatacatacacacacactgcatacatactgcatacatacacacacacactgcatacacactcacacacacacactgcacacacatactgcatacacacacacacactgcatacacactcattcacacacacactgcatacacacactgcacacacacacacacacactgcatacacactcacacacacactgcacacacacacacactgcacacacacacacactgcatacacacacacacacactgcatacatacacacacactgcatacatactgcatacatacacacacacactgcatacacactcacacacacacacacactgcacacacacacac
This is a stretch of genomic DNA from Malus domestica chromosome 02, GDT2T_hap1. It encodes these proteins:
- the LOC139192963 gene encoding protein ANTAGONIST OF LIKE HETEROCHROMATIN PROTEIN 1-like; the encoded protein is MDRRTFGILCDLLRQDGRVKTDGLVSVEEQVCMTLQILAHHTKNCSVGGRFYRSGETISRYFNSVLQGILRLQGILLKVPQPVPIDSTDPRWRCFKNCLGALDGTHIDVHVPEIDKPRYRTRKGRVATNVLGVCSGDMQFIYVFPGWEGSASDSRVLHDAISRPNGFKVPAGMDNENFLNATQEPKGRRRKWEAFEEEVLLGVLEDFVARKQRCDTGAFKQGTLVEIAKAVNVLCPHSNIKANPHIESKLKKWKKTYSRVVDMINTSGFAWNDVKKCVEVDSDDA